One Vallitalea pronyensis genomic region harbors:
- a CDS encoding PTS transporter subunit IIC, whose amino-acid sequence MNIQNKDTKQSTGFTLKKLGNRYFVDGLSGMALGLFSTLIIGLIIKQLGSLIGKGTIGTTLVHIGSIATVMTGAGIGVGVAHKLKASPLVIYASIVSGLVGAYAGKIMSGQAFLEGNILFIGPGEPLGAFIAVMVGIEVGRLVSGKTKLDILLSPMVTILSGSAAGLLVGPSISAFMNGLGHIIEVATVQQPFLMGIFVSVLMGMILTLPISSAALSIILGLNGLAAGAATVGCATQMVGFAVASYRENKMNGLIAQGLGTSMLQVPNIVKNPRIWIPPIIASAILGPVSTLVFKMENNPYGGGMGTSGLVGQLMTYDTMIDSEAGWLIMVKIGLLHVILPAILTYILSKYCRIMGWIKEGDMTLKL is encoded by the coding sequence ATGAATATACAAAACAAGGATACTAAGCAATCTACAGGGTTTACGTTAAAAAAGCTTGGCAACAGATATTTTGTAGATGGTTTAAGTGGTATGGCGTTAGGATTGTTTTCTACGCTGATCATAGGTTTAATTATAAAACAATTAGGTAGTTTAATAGGGAAAGGCACCATCGGCACTACATTGGTACATATCGGCTCTATAGCAACAGTTATGACAGGAGCAGGTATCGGTGTCGGAGTAGCGCACAAATTAAAAGCGTCTCCCCTTGTGATCTATGCCTCCATTGTTTCTGGACTGGTTGGAGCTTATGCTGGGAAAATCATGAGTGGTCAGGCTTTTTTAGAGGGTAATATCCTATTCATTGGACCAGGTGAGCCATTGGGAGCTTTTATTGCCGTTATGGTGGGTATTGAAGTGGGGCGATTGGTTTCTGGTAAAACAAAACTGGATATTTTACTATCCCCCATGGTAACCATCTTATCAGGCAGTGCAGCTGGCTTGTTGGTTGGTCCATCCATCAGTGCTTTTATGAACGGGTTAGGGCATATCATTGAAGTGGCCACTGTACAACAGCCCTTCCTTATGGGGATTTTTGTGTCGGTTCTTATGGGTATGATTCTAACACTGCCTATTAGTTCAGCAGCGTTATCCATTATATTAGGACTTAATGGATTAGCAGCAGGTGCGGCAACAGTAGGTTGTGCCACACAGATGGTCGGATTTGCAGTGGCAAGTTATCGGGAGAACAAGATGAATGGACTTATTGCACAGGGTTTAGGCACATCCATGTTACAAGTGCCCAATATTGTTAAAAATCCTCGGATATGGATACCGCCAATTATAGCCAGTGCCATATTAGGCCCTGTATCCACCCTTGTTTTCAAAATGGAAAATAATCCTTATGGTGGTGGTATGGGTACTTCTGGTCTTGTGGGGCAGTTAATGACTTATGATACCATGATTGATAGTGAAGCAGGATGGCTTATCATGGTGAAAATAGGCTTGCTGCATGTTATATTACCTGCAATATTAACCTACATCCTATCAAAATACTGCCGCATAATGGGTTGGATAAAAGAAGGTGACATGACGTTAAAATTATAG
- a CDS encoding transcription repressor NadR — MKHYDKRGETMEGTKRRQMIIEDLTKKQEPITGSQLAKACSVSRQVIVQDIALLRAEGHKIISTSNGYMIYEKKADYTRLLALKHTKEDIREELQTIVDFGGTVINVMVEHPVYGEITADLMLSSRNHIEDFIDRLDQAKSVPLMRLKSGEHYHLVKAANEGVMNAIEKALDEKGFLLK; from the coding sequence ATGAAACATTATGATAAGAGAGGTGAGACCATGGAAGGTACAAAGCGGAGACAAATGATTATTGAAGATTTAACGAAAAAGCAAGAGCCTATAACGGGTTCACAATTGGCAAAAGCCTGTTCTGTCAGTCGTCAAGTGATTGTTCAAGATATTGCTTTACTCAGGGCTGAAGGACATAAAATCATCTCCACATCCAATGGTTACATGATTTATGAGAAAAAAGCAGATTATACAAGGCTATTAGCCCTTAAGCATACCAAAGAGGACATACGTGAAGAATTACAAACCATTGTGGACTTTGGTGGTACGGTGATTAATGTCATGGTGGAGCATCCTGTGTATGGGGAAATTACCGCGGATTTAATGCTCTCATCTAGAAACCATATTGAAGATTTTATAGATAGACTTGACCAAGCAAAATCCGTTCCATTAATGCGGCTAAAAAGCGGCGAGCATTATCATTTGGTTAAAGCAGCCAATGAAGGTGTCATGAATGCCATTGAGAAAGCGTTAGATGAAAAGGGCTTTTTATTAAAATAG
- a CDS encoding glucose-6-phosphate isomerase produces MSNRFEQQTWRESMKLRLDFNHMMTAFVGESGIDESQIAAIEGQIEAAEKAMVDKRANGGMDWRDLPYNQTEVVADINDYVESVKDDFDAFVVLGIGGSALGPIAVQQAINHPYYNELSKEQRGGYPKLYVADNVDPEKLVSLLEVLDLEKTLFNVITKSGSTSETMSQFMIIKKILEEKLGAEKAKNHIVCTTDAKNGNLRPIADQEGYKSFIIPAGVGGRFSELTPVGLLPAAMCGINIAELLAGAGYMDELCKTEDTFKNPAAMYAILHYLGMKKGKNISVIMPYADTLKFIGDWYAQLWAESLGKKFDNDGNVVHVGQTPVRALGATDQHSQVQLYAEGPKDKIIVFVGVDQYKTSLNIPKIYGDIPSLGFLGGETHNKLIQTEQMATEYALLKGGQANMTITLPEVNEFTLGQILYLFEVATGFAGELLNINAFDQPGVEEGKNATYAMFGRPGYEKKKAELDARPAKNKKYMI; encoded by the coding sequence ATGTCCAACAGATTTGAACAACAAACATGGCGTGAAAGTATGAAGTTAAGACTTGACTTTAATCATATGATGACAGCATTCGTCGGTGAAAGTGGTATTGATGAATCCCAGATTGCTGCTATTGAGGGACAGATTGAAGCAGCTGAGAAAGCAATGGTAGATAAGCGTGCCAACGGTGGGATGGATTGGCGAGACTTACCCTACAATCAAACAGAAGTGGTAGCGGATATTAACGACTATGTGGAAAGTGTAAAAGATGATTTTGATGCCTTTGTTGTACTGGGTATAGGTGGTTCTGCACTTGGACCAATTGCTGTACAACAAGCCATTAATCATCCTTATTATAATGAATTATCAAAAGAGCAAAGAGGCGGCTATCCTAAATTATATGTAGCCGATAATGTGGATCCTGAAAAATTGGTATCCTTATTAGAAGTCCTTGATTTAGAGAAAACCTTATTCAATGTAATCACGAAATCAGGTAGCACATCTGAAACCATGTCCCAATTTATGATTATCAAAAAAATCTTAGAAGAGAAATTGGGTGCTGAGAAAGCCAAAAACCATATTGTATGTACGACAGATGCTAAGAACGGTAACCTTCGCCCAATTGCTGACCAAGAAGGTTACAAGAGTTTTATTATTCCGGCAGGCGTTGGAGGAAGGTTCTCGGAACTTACGCCAGTTGGTTTATTACCAGCAGCTATGTGCGGTATTAATATTGCAGAGCTATTAGCTGGAGCAGGCTATATGGACGAGTTATGTAAGACGGAAGATACATTCAAGAATCCAGCAGCTATGTATGCCATACTCCATTATCTTGGTATGAAAAAAGGCAAGAACATCTCCGTTATTATGCCTTATGCGGACACACTCAAATTCATCGGTGACTGGTATGCGCAATTATGGGCGGAGTCACTTGGTAAGAAATTTGATAACGATGGTAATGTGGTTCATGTAGGGCAAACACCTGTAAGAGCACTTGGTGCTACAGACCAGCATTCACAAGTTCAATTATATGCGGAAGGTCCTAAGGATAAAATCATTGTATTCGTTGGTGTGGACCAATACAAAACATCACTGAACATTCCAAAAATCTACGGGGATATCCCAAGCCTTGGTTTCTTAGGTGGGGAGACCCATAATAAGCTTATTCAAACAGAGCAGATGGCTACCGAGTACGCATTGCTCAAAGGTGGTCAGGCGAACATGACCATTACGTTACCAGAAGTCAATGAATTCACCCTGGGTCAGATTCTATACTTATTTGAAGTGGCAACAGGTTTTGCAGGTGAGTTACTCAACATTAACGCTTTTGATCAACCGGGTGTTGAAGAAGGTAAGAATGCCACATATGCTATGTTTGGACGTCCAGGGTACGAAAAGAAAAAAGCAGAGTTGGATGCCCGTCCAGCAAAAAATAAGAAATATATGATTTAA
- a CDS encoding polysaccharide deacetylase family protein, translated as MAKKKKKESKTLKALLVLLLVVAAVGIGVTLGSSAFKINQNKNNPTVAADVDEDANQNRIDNASQNAAEDQNSVKDQEATQLEQQPEDQGTEEPEEQPEDQAEQQSEDSNEDDNAELPQGSDTGDLDTSEVDVNGLSNISHSWSWKRNKEHRRPEAYNKFDIKPYDAYYVMNTDEKVVYLTMDEGYENGYTSMILDTLKANDVQAAFFVTKPYVEHNLELTKRMKEEGHIVGNHTVNHKKMPTQTDEEINYEIEETERYFEEMTGYKMDKFFRPPTGEYSERTLYLTQQLGYKTMFWSLAYADWYREKEKQPGKEYALNHVLENAHPGMMPLLHAVSSSNAEALDDIIKQLKEQGYRFGSLYEIE; from the coding sequence ATGGCTAAAAAGAAGAAAAAAGAATCAAAAACATTAAAAGCACTTTTGGTGCTATTGTTAGTAGTAGCAGCAGTAGGCATAGGCGTAACACTAGGTTCTAGTGCATTCAAAATAAACCAAAATAAAAATAATCCTACTGTAGCAGCTGATGTTGATGAAGATGCTAACCAAAATCGTATAGATAACGCAAGTCAAAATGCGGCAGAGGATCAGAATTCAGTTAAAGATCAAGAAGCAACACAACTGGAACAACAACCGGAAGATCAAGGGACAGAAGAACCCGAGGAACAACCGGAAGATCAAGCAGAACAGCAATCCGAAGATAGTAACGAAGACGACAATGCCGAGCTTCCACAAGGTAGTGATACAGGAGACTTAGACACTTCTGAAGTGGATGTGAATGGATTATCCAATATAAGTCATAGCTGGAGCTGGAAAAGAAACAAAGAACACAGACGACCAGAGGCTTATAACAAATTTGATATTAAACCTTATGATGCTTATTATGTGATGAATACCGATGAAAAAGTTGTTTATTTAACCATGGATGAAGGCTACGAAAACGGTTATACATCCATGATATTAGATACTTTAAAAGCCAATGATGTTCAAGCAGCTTTTTTTGTCACAAAACCCTATGTAGAGCATAACTTAGAGTTGACTAAGCGGATGAAAGAAGAAGGTCATATCGTTGGAAATCATACCGTGAACCATAAAAAAATGCCTACACAAACGGATGAAGAGATTAACTATGAGATAGAAGAAACAGAACGGTATTTTGAAGAGATGACAGGGTATAAGATGGATAAGTTTTTTAGACCACCCACTGGAGAATACAGTGAAAGAACACTTTATTTGACCCAGCAATTAGGTTATAAGACCATGTTTTGGAGCTTGGCTTATGCGGATTGGTACCGTGAAAAAGAAAAACAACCAGGAAAAGAATATGCTCTAAACCATGTGTTGGAAAATGCCCACCCAGGTATGATGCCATTATTACATGCCGTATCATCATCCAATGCAGAAGCCCTTGATGATATCATTAAACAATTAAAAGAGCAAGGTTATCGTTTTGGCAGTTTATATGAAATAGAGTAA